In Jejubacter calystegiae, the following are encoded in one genomic region:
- a CDS encoding Ig-like domain-containing protein — protein sequence MSRFSLTANDGQQPSQTFDLLASTSADEVVTLPLIQQGYYLLDDSSNTSDLDNILLSRQGDSLLIHTEESSLPAAIIPGYYTSPAVLAVPVTETKIQAIDTTEVQDQVVSVSALSTTVDSDIVSADALPTPPWDGTSGILIDGITDDQGPATGDIANQGVTTPIVTDDLTPTLSGTVPHGAGMKLVIYANTQIIGTTVVNEDGTWSFTTPTLGEIGKSYTFEVIFGDPGGSGVLVSMPFTINAVEDGTTLADSNPPQGKLNIDGITDDNGLHQGNIANGGVTDDLTPTLHGHEPNAAGLTLLIFANTKLLGSVLVDENGDWSYTPDLEDNSQYTFEVLMKDPGSDTYITSMPYTVTTGFDYAVPGISSVNDNVGSKVGELTSGQPTDDTTPTITGTADPNTIVNIYDGDTLLGSAQVDANGAWSFTPETALSGDGDHVITTTSTDGTSESAHSDDFIVNLDTVAEKPVITNIQDDVGPITGNVLEHGNITDDSTLTISGTSEPGSTLTLYYSDSNNAINTIALTPNSDGTWSIPVTLPTEGNYSYWVAATDLAGNQSISDMVKIVYDTTAPDTATNQVLTDDVGDITGPIVSGDVTDDANPTYSGQAEPNATVVIYDNGAAIGSVVADSKGSWSFTPTEALADGEHSFSTVVVDGNGNQSSASPSIDFTVDTSAPDVIDITAPDNLLVTDDVGTITGPIANGDVTDDANPTFSGKNQVPGNTIIITDNGTELGSALVDAEGNWSFTPVTPMDEGDHQIELIAKDPAGNHSDPSASFDFSIDTTAPDVIDITAPDNLLVTDDVGTITGPLASGDVTDDANPTFSGKNQEPGNTIIITDNGTELGSALVDENGNWSFTPETPMDDGDHQIKLIAEDPAGNRSEPSASFEVTVDTTAPDAVTSPVLTDDVGDITGPITNGDVTDDTQPTFSGQAEPGATVIVSDNGTVLGSVTVDAVGNWSFTPSEALAEGDHSFSAVVQDAAGNQSTASDPINFVVNTATPEAITDPVLTDDAGTITGPITSGDVTDDTTPTFSGKAEPGTTVIVSDNGDVIGSAAVDPDGNWSFTPDTPLEEGDHSLTAVVENTAGNQSPPSDPINITVDTTAPDAVTSPVLTDDVGDITGPIASGDVTDDTQPTFSGKAEPNATVIVSDSGTVLGSVAVDADGNWSFTPSEALAEGDHSFSAVVEDAAGNQSVASDPIDFTIDTTAPDVIDITAPDNLLVTDDVGTITGPLASGDVTDDANPTFSGKNQEPGNTVIITDNGTELGSALVDENGNWSFTPETPLADGDHQIALIAEDPAGNRSEPSASFEVVVDTTAPDTVTSPVLTDDAGTITGPIASGDVTDDTTPTLSGKAEPGATVIVSDNGNVIGSAAVDPDGNWSFTPDTPLEEGDHSLTAVVEDAAGNQSPPSDPINITVDTTAPDAVTSPVLTDDVGDITGPITSGDVTDDTTPTFSGKAEPNATVIVSDNGTVLGSAAVDPDGNWSFTPSEALAEGDHSFSAVVEDAAGNQSVASDPIDFTIDTTAPDAIDITAPDNLLVTDDVGTITGPLASGDVTDDATPTFSGKNQEPGNTVIITDNGTEVGSALVDENGDWTFTPETPLADGDHQIALIAEDPAGNRSEPSAPFEVTVDTTAPDAITHPVLTDDVGDITGPIANGDVTDDTQPTFSGQAEPDATVIVSDNGTVIGSVAVDPDGNWSFTPSEALAEGDHSFSAVVEDTAGNQSEASDPINFTINSTAVTISIDSVVDDVEPGTGNIDNAGITNDNQPTINGSATASCVVTVYDKGVLLGSTLSDASGAWKFTPANALADGEHDFTATVTTPATGESAPTEAWAINIDTVAPSVITSPTLTDDVGDITGPITNGGLTDDNQPTYSGKAEPGATVIVSDDGTVIGSTVVNADGTWSFTPPEALADGEHSFTAVVEDAAGNQSPDSEAINFTVDATPPESASNVVIVDNSGDQTGNVVPDGATDDTQPTIEGNAEPGSTVIINDNGEPIGSVAVNPDGSWSFTPDTPLSDGEHAIDTVVVDPAGNKSEPSDTISFAVVATGSDNFDADAKHILGLNEEYTLDSGLTFTNVTSGREDGINFNEITDKGVWFFAPDSFGTQVLTLLAQSVTQVSFGGETNSVSFDVAAVSAAGGSVHYFDADGKELFSQDIPTSPDTQVTNISWEAPEGELISYITINVGSEAGDALIRVDNFTWGSEQLTTPSAATLMAAVEDSQSDALQLVNATVDAHSNASQGHLSLSLDEVLSHSEQNLFVNDGKSQFAITGESGDQIELTGISESSLTQHSDITSGGVTYDVYTVSGSNTELLVQHGLELHPTA from the coding sequence ATGAGTCGTTTCTCGTTGACAGCTAACGATGGCCAACAGCCATCTCAGACTTTTGATCTGCTGGCTTCTACCAGCGCAGATGAAGTTGTCACGCTCCCACTTATTCAGCAGGGTTACTATCTGCTGGATGATTCTTCCAATACTTCCGACCTGGATAATATTTTATTAAGTCGCCAGGGCGATTCTCTGTTAATCCACACAGAAGAATCCTCTCTGCCGGCCGCCATCATTCCTGGTTATTACACCAGCCCGGCCGTGCTTGCCGTTCCAGTAACGGAAACTAAGATTCAGGCCATTGATACTACCGAGGTACAGGATCAGGTGGTTTCCGTCTCTGCGCTATCCACCACCGTAGATAGCGACATCGTGTCGGCAGACGCCCTGCCGACACCGCCGTGGGATGGTACCAGCGGTATCCTGATCGATGGTATTACTGACGATCAAGGCCCTGCCACCGGGGATATCGCCAATCAGGGCGTGACCACGCCGATCGTTACCGACGATCTGACCCCAACGTTGAGCGGTACAGTGCCTCACGGCGCGGGTATGAAGCTGGTCATTTACGCGAATACTCAAATTATTGGTACCACGGTCGTTAATGAAGATGGCACCTGGAGCTTTACAACACCCACATTAGGCGAGATAGGTAAATCTTATACTTTTGAAGTGATTTTCGGGGATCCCGGCGGTTCGGGGGTTCTGGTTTCCATGCCGTTTACCATCAATGCCGTAGAGGATGGTACAACGCTCGCGGATTCAAATCCCCCCCAGGGTAAACTGAATATCGATGGTATCACCGACGATAACGGGCTTCACCAGGGTAATATCGCCAACGGCGGTGTCACTGACGATCTGACTCCGACTCTGCACGGCCATGAGCCGAACGCCGCCGGACTGACCTTACTGATTTTCGCAAACACCAAGCTGCTGGGTTCTGTCCTCGTTGATGAAAACGGCGACTGGTCGTATACACCTGATCTGGAGGATAATTCCCAATACACCTTCGAAGTGTTGATGAAGGATCCCGGGAGCGACACTTACATCACCTCCATGCCGTATACCGTTACCACGGGCTTTGACTATGCCGTGCCCGGGATTTCCTCAGTGAATGACAACGTGGGTAGCAAGGTGGGGGAACTCACCAGCGGTCAGCCGACAGACGATACCACCCCGACCATTACGGGTACGGCCGATCCTAATACCATCGTCAACATCTATGACGGCGACACCCTGCTGGGCAGCGCTCAGGTCGACGCCAACGGCGCCTGGAGCTTTACGCCGGAAACGGCGTTGAGCGGAGATGGCGACCATGTCATAACCACAACGTCAACTGACGGTACTTCAGAATCGGCACACTCGGATGACTTCATCGTCAATCTGGATACGGTCGCTGAAAAACCGGTTATTACCAATATTCAGGATGATGTCGGCCCAATTACTGGAAACGTTCTTGAGCATGGCAATATTACCGATGACAGCACGCTGACTATTTCCGGCACGTCCGAACCGGGGTCCACGCTGACGCTGTACTACAGCGATAGCAATAATGCGATTAACACTATCGCTCTTACCCCCAACAGCGATGGTACCTGGAGCATTCCGGTCACGTTACCCACCGAAGGTAACTACTCCTATTGGGTTGCTGCTACCGATCTGGCTGGTAATCAGTCTATCAGCGATATGGTCAAAATTGTCTATGACACTACGGCACCCGATACAGCCACGAATCAGGTATTAACCGATGACGTTGGCGATATCACCGGCCCCATCGTCAGCGGCGACGTCACCGACGATGCTAACCCAACCTATAGCGGCCAGGCCGAACCGAACGCCACGGTGGTCATTTATGACAACGGCGCAGCCATAGGTTCAGTCGTCGCAGACAGTAAAGGATCCTGGTCCTTCACGCCGACTGAAGCCCTGGCCGATGGCGAGCACAGCTTCTCTACTGTAGTCGTTGACGGTAATGGTAACCAGAGCTCAGCTTCCCCCTCTATCGACTTCACCGTCGATACCTCGGCCCCGGATGTCATCGATATCACGGCCCCGGATAACCTGCTGGTCACCGACGATGTGGGTACTATTACCGGCCCGATCGCCAACGGCGACGTCACCGATGATGCCAACCCGACCTTTTCCGGTAAAAATCAGGTGCCGGGCAACACCATTATTATTACGGACAACGGCACCGAACTGGGTTCCGCCCTGGTTGACGCTGAAGGAAACTGGTCCTTCACCCCTGTCACCCCCATGGATGAGGGTGACCATCAGATCGAATTGATTGCCAAAGATCCTGCCGGTAACCACAGCGATCCGTCCGCATCGTTTGATTTCTCCATCGATACCACAGCCCCGGATGTCATTGATATCACGGCCCCGGATAACCTGCTGGTCACCGATGATGTGGGTACCATCACCGGTCCGCTCGCCAGCGGCGACGTCACCGATGATGCCAACCCGACCTTCTCCGGTAAAAATCAGGAGCCGGGCAACACCATTATCATCACAGATAACGGTACCGAGCTGGGCTCCGCCCTGGTTGACGAGAATGGAAACTGGAGCTTCACGCCGGAGACTCCCATGGACGATGGCGACCATCAGATCAAGCTGATTGCCGAAGATCCTGCCGGGAACCGCAGCGAGCCGTCCGCGTCGTTCGAGGTCACTGTCGACACCACGGCGCCGGACGCCGTCACCAGCCCGGTACTGACCGATGACGTGGGCGACATCACCGGCCCCATCACCAACGGCGACGTCACCGATGATACCCAGCCGACCTTCAGCGGTCAGGCCGAGCCGGGCGCCACGGTGATCGTCTCTGATAACGGGACCGTGCTCGGCTCCGTGACAGTTGACGCGGTAGGAAACTGGTCCTTCACCCCGTCTGAAGCCCTGGCGGAAGGCGATCACAGCTTCTCCGCCGTGGTTCAGGATGCCGCCGGCAACCAGAGCACGGCTTCCGATCCCATCAACTTCGTGGTTAACACGGCGACGCCGGAAGCCATCACCGACCCGGTACTGACCGATGATGCGGGCACCATTACCGGCCCCATCACCAGTGGCGACGTCACCGACGATACTACCCCAACCTTCAGCGGCAAGGCTGAACCTGGCACCACGGTAATCGTCTCGGATAACGGTGACGTGATCGGCTCTGCGGCAGTTGACCCGGATGGAAACTGGTCCTTTACACCGGATACTCCCCTGGAGGAAGGCGATCACAGCCTGACCGCCGTGGTGGAAAATACCGCCGGCAACCAGAGCCCGCCTTCCGATCCCATCAACATCACCGTTGACACGACGGCACCGGACGCCGTCACCAGCCCGGTACTGACCGATGACGTGGGCGATATCACCGGCCCCATCGCCAGCGGCGACGTCACCGATGATACCCAGCCGACCTTCAGCGGCAAGGCCGAGCCAAACGCTACGGTGATCGTCTCTGACAGCGGGACCGTGCTCGGCTCCGTGGCGGTTGATGCTGACGGAAACTGGTCCTTTACCCCGTCTGAAGCCCTGGCGGAAGGCGATCACAGCTTCTCCGCCGTAGTGGAAGATGCCGCCGGCAACCAGAGCGTGGCCTCCGACCCCATCGACTTCACCATCGACACCACAGCCCCGGATGTCATTGATATCACGGCTCCGGATAACCTGCTGGTCACCGATGATGTGGGTACCATCACCGGTCCGCTTGCCAGTGGCGACGTCACCGATGATGCCAACCCGACCTTCTCCGGTAAAAATCAGGAGCCGGGCAACACCGTTATCATCACGGACAACGGCACCGAACTGGGCTCTGCCCTGGTTGACGAGAATGGAAACTGGTCCTTCACTCCAGAGACGCCCCTGGCCGATGGCGACCACCAGATTGCACTGATTGCCGAAGATCCTGCCGGGAACCGCAGCGAGCCGTCCGCGTCGTTCGAGGTCGTTGTCGACACCACGGCGCCGGACACCGTCACCAGCCCGGTACTGACTGATGATGCGGGCACCATTACCGGCCCGATCGCCAGCGGCGATGTTACCGACGATACCACTCCGACCTTAAGTGGCAAAGCCGAGCCGGGCGCCACGGTGATCGTTTCGGATAACGGTAACGTCATTGGCTCCGCGGCAGTTGACCCGGATGGAAACTGGTCCTTCACGCCGGATACCCCGCTGGAGGAAGGCGATCACAGCCTGACCGCCGTGGTGGAAGATGCTGCAGGCAACCAGAGTCCGCCTTCCGATCCCATCAACATCACCGTCGACACGACGGCGCCGGACGCCGTCACCAGCCCGGTACTGACCGATGACGTGGGCGACATCACCGGCCCCATCACCAGCGGCGATGTCACCGACGACACCACCCCGACCTTCAGCGGCAAGGCCGAGCCAAACGCTACGGTGATCGTCTCTGACAACGGGACCGTGCTCGGCTCCGCGGCGGTTGATCCGGATGGAAACTGGTCCTTCACCCCGTCTGAAGCCCTGGCGGAAGGCGATCACAGCTTCTCCGCTGTGGTGGAAGATGCCGCCGGCAACCAGAGCGTGGCCTCCGACCCCATCGACTTCACCATCGACACCACGGCGCCGGATGCCATTGATATCACCGCCCCGGATAACCTGCTGGTCACCGATGATGTGGGTACCATCACCGGTCCGCTCGCCAGCGGCGACGTCACCGATGATGCCACCCCGACCTTCTCCGGTAAAAATCAGGAGCCGGGCAACACCGTTATAATCACGGACAACGGCACCGAGGTGGGCTCTGCCCTGGTTGACGAAAATGGCGACTGGACCTTCACGCCGGAAACTCCCCTGGCCGATGGTGATCATCAGATCGCACTGATTGCCGAAGATCCTGCCGGGAACCGCAGCGAGCCGTCCGCACCGTTCGAGGTCACTGTCGACACCACGGCGCCGGATGCCATCACCCACCCGGTACTGACCGATGACGTGGGCGACATCACCGGCCCCATCGCCAACGGCGACGTCACCGATGATACCCAGCCGACCTTCAGCGGTCAGGCCGAACCGGACGCCACGGTGATCGTCTCTGACAACGGGACCGTGATCGGCTCCGTGGCGGTTGACCCGGATGGAAACTGGTCCTTCACGCCGTCTGAAGCCCTGGCGGAAGGCGATCACAGCTTCTCCGCCGTGGTGGAAGATACCGCCGGCAACCAGAGTGAAGCCTCTGACCCCATCAACTTCACGATCAACTCCACTGCTGTCACCATCTCCATTGACAGTGTGGTGGACGATGTGGAGCCGGGCACGGGTAATATCGATAACGCCGGTATCACCAACGACAATCAGCCGACTATTAATGGTTCAGCAACTGCCAGCTGTGTTGTCACCGTTTACGACAAAGGTGTACTGCTTGGTTCGACGCTCTCTGATGCCAGCGGCGCCTGGAAATTTACGCCGGCTAACGCCCTGGCGGATGGTGAGCATGACTTCACCGCAACGGTCACAACTCCGGCAACGGGTGAAAGCGCGCCAACTGAGGCCTGGGCGATTAATATCGATACCGTCGCACCGTCTGTCATCACCAGCCCGACGCTGACTGATGACGTGGGCGATATCACCGGCCCCATCACCAACGGTGGTCTCACGGATGACAATCAGCCAACTTACAGCGGTAAGGCTGAGCCTGGCGCTACGGTAATTGTCTCCGATGATGGTACAGTCATTGGCTCCACGGTGGTTAACGCGGACGGTACCTGGTCCTTTACCCCGCCGGAGGCCCTGGCAGACGGTGAGCACAGCTTTACTGCCGTAGTGGAAGATGCCGCTGGCAACCAAAGCCCGGATTCTGAAGCTATCAACTTCACCGTTGACGCCACTCCGCCAGAATCGGCAAGTAATGTCGTCATTGTCGACAACTCTGGCGATCAAACCGGTAATGTCGTACCTGACGGCGCGACAGATGACACCCAGCCGACGATCGAAGGCAATGCAGAGCCGGGTTCAACCGTGATTATCAACGATAATGGTGAACCTATCGGTTCAGTCGCGGTAAACCCCGACGGTTCCTGGAGCTTTACGCCGGATACTCCGCTGAGTGATGGCGAACACGCCATTGACACCGTCGTGGTGGATCCCGCCGGCAATAAGAGCGAGCCCAGCGATACGATCTCCTTCGCTGTCGTTGCGACCGGTAGCGACAATTTCGATGCGGATGCAAAGCATATTCTGGGCCTGAACGAAGAGTATACTCTGGATTCCGGGTTAACCTTCACCAACGTGACCAGCGGTCGTGAAGACGGAATTAACTTCAACGAAATTACGGATAAAGGGGTATGGTTCTTTGCACCTGATTCCTTCGGTACCCAGGTTCTAACGCTGCTTGCCCAATCCGTTACCCAGGTCAGCTTTGGTGGCGAAACCAACTCTGTGAGCTTCGATGTTGCGGCCGTATCGGCTGCGGGCGGTTCCGTCCACTACTTCGATGCGGACGGTAAGGAGCTGTTCAGCCAGGATATCCCGACCTCTCCGGATACTCAGGTGACTAACATCAGTTGGGAAGCCCCAGAGGGTGAGCTTATCTCGTACATCACGATCAATGTTGGCTCGGAAGCAGGCGATGCGCTAATTCGTGTGGACAACTTTACGTGGGGCAGCGAACAACTGACGACGCCATCGGCAGCCACGCTGATGGCCGCCGTCGAAGATTCTCAGTCAGATGCTCTACAGCTGGTTAACGCTACCGTGGATGCGCACAGCAATGCCAGTCAGGGACACCTGTCCCTGTCTCTGGACGAGGTGCTCAGCCATAGCGAACAGAATCTGTTTGTCAACGACGGTAAATCACAATTCGCCATTACCGGCGAAAGCGGTGACCAGATTGAGCTGACCGGCATATCGGAAAGCAGTCTGACACAGCACAGCGACATTACCAGCGGTGGCGTAACTTATGATGTGTACACCGTTTCCGGCAGCAATACTGAATTGCTGGTACAGCACGGGCTGGAGCTTCACCCCACTGCATAA
- a CDS encoding IS3 family transposase (programmed frameshift), which yields MTGRSRRNFSPEFRLEAAQLVLDQHYTVAAAAATAMNVGKSTMDKWVRQLKEERAGKSPVASPMTPGQIEIRELKKRLHVLKWSGIYIKKGYRALDVRLPEQFSLIEKLRARFPVAVVCNVFGVHRSSYKYWRQPKRPDATRVALLSLVRESYRESNGSVGARNIVTMVTNKGVKLSRWRATKLMKELNLISCQQPGHRYNKASKEHVEIPNHLERQFAVTEPNQVWCGDVTYIWAGKRQAYLAVVLDLFSRKPVGWAMSFFPDSALTAKALSMAWEARGKPANLLYHSDQGSHYTSRSFRQLLWRYQIKKSLSRRGNCWDNSPMERFFRSLKTEWVPDNGYANFSEASTAITNYITGYYSQLRPHQYNGGLTPNESERLFWKNSKAVASFC from the exons ATGACCGGACGTAGCAGACGCAATTTTAGCCCCGAGTTTCGCCTCGAAGCGGCCCAGCTGGTACTCGATCAACATTACACCGTTGCCGCTGCTGCTGCCACGGCAATGAATGTCGGTAAATCCACTATGGATAAGTGGGTCCGCCAGTTGAAAGAAGAGCGAGCGGGAAAATCCCCCGTGGCTTCACCAATGACACCCGGGCAGATTGAAATACGCGAACTGAAGAAAAGACTTCACGTGTTGAAATGGAGCGGGAT ATATATTAAAAAAGGCTACCGCGCTCTTGATGTCAGACTCCCTGAACAGTTCTCATTAATTGAGAAACTCAGGGCGCGGTTTCCTGTTGCCGTTGTGTGCAATGTGTTTGGGGTTCATCGCAGCAGCTATAAATACTGGCGACAGCCAAAGAGGCCTGATGCCACACGGGTGGCGTTACTCAGTCTTGTTCGTGAAAGCTATCGCGAGAGTAATGGCTCCGTAGGTGCACGTAATATTGTCACGATGGTCACAAACAAAGGCGTAAAACTGAGCCGCTGGCGGGCAACAAAGCTAATGAAAGAACTTAATCTCATCAGCTGTCAGCAGCCCGGTCATCGATATAATAAGGCATCTAAGGAGCACGTAGAGATCCCCAATCATCTGGAACGCCAGTTTGCAGTAACAGAGCCTAATCAGGTCTGGTGCGGCGATGTGACTTATATATGGGCAGGTAAACGCCAGGCTTATTTAGCCGTTGTGCTTGATCTGTTTTCCCGGAAACCGGTTGGCTGGGCGATGTCATTTTTCCCGGACTCTGCACTGACAGCAAAAGCGCTGTCCATGGCCTGGGAAGCGCGGGGAAAGCCCGCTAATTTGCTGTATCACTCGGATCAAGGTAGCCACTATACCAGCAGGAGTTTCAGACAGTTACTGTGGAGATATCAGATAAAGAAAAGCCTGAGTCGTCGGGGGAATTGCTGGGATAACAGCCCGATGGAACGCTTTTTTAGAAGCCTGAAAACAGAGTGGGTACCGGATAATGGATACGCTAATTTTAGCGAAGCCAGCACAGCGATAACGAACTACATCACGGGATATTACAGCCAGCTCAGACCTCATCAATATAACGGTGGTCTGACGCCGAATGAATCAGAACGATTGTTCTGGAAAAACTCTAAAGCCGTGGCCAGTTTTTGTTGA
- a CDS encoding MarR family transcriptional regulator produces the protein MDILNNNNLNRFHKLFPELTPWQLEIIILYSSGLTQKEISEIKKISRQAVSKALNSCKNIYHLGNLESIRCVFLARLFSSFSI, from the coding sequence ATGGATATACTCAACAACAATAACCTAAACCGCTTTCATAAACTTTTCCCAGAATTAACTCCATGGCAATTGGAAATCATCATTCTCTATTCATCAGGATTAACTCAAAAAGAAATTTCTGAAATAAAGAAAATAAGCAGACAGGCCGTATCCAAGGCATTGAATAGCTGTAAAAATATATATCATCTTGGCAACCTGGAAAGCATTCGCTGTGTATTCCTGGCAAGGCTATTTTCTTCATTTTCAATATAA